GAGATCCGCCGGGCCCTGCGGCGGCGGGTCGCATTGCCGTCAGGAGGCACCCTGATCATCCACCCCACCGAGGCCCTGGTCGCCATCGACGTGAACACCGCGAGGTTCATCGGCTCCAGCGGCTTCGAGCAGACGGCGCTGGAGACCAATTGTGAGGCGGTGCGCGAGATCGTGCGGCAGATCCGCCTGCGCGATCTGGGAGGCATCCTGGTGGTGGACTTCATCGACATGCAGGAGGAGGCGAACCGCGAGCGAGTGACGCGCGAGCTGGAGGAGGCCCTCAAGGCGGATCGGGCCCGCAGCCGGATGCTGGGGGTGAGCGAGTTCGGCCTGGTGCAGATCACGCGGCAGCGGATCCGGCGCGGTCTGGACGGCGTGCTGCGGACCTCCTGCCCGACCTGCCGCGGCGCCGGCCGGCTGCGCACGGCCGAGACCCTGCGCCTGCAGCTGCAGCGCGAGCTGCGACGCAGCGGCCTGATCGAAGCCGGCACCTCGTGGCGGGTGCTGGCCCATCCCGACCTGATCGCCGAGATCCGGGCTCACTGGGAGGATTTCCTGGAGGAAGCGCGTCTGCCCTCGGGAACTCAGCTGAGGCTGGAAACGGTGCCGGGCGTCCATCCCGAGCACTACGAGGTGCGCGGGGACTAGGCCGATTCGGTGGAGCGCGCCTGCAGGCGTTGGGAGCGCCGGCGTGAAGCTTCCTCCACGCGCCGCCGATCCTCGTCGCTCTGCAATTGCAGCGGCGGCGCCGGCGTCGGATGTCCCTTGCCGTCCACCGCCACCAGGGTCACATAGGCGGTGGTGGTGCGCCGGCGCTCGCCGGTCAGGATCTCCTCCGATTCCACCAGGACCTCCACCTCCATCGACGACTGGAAGACGGCGTTCAGCCGCGCTTCGATCACCACGATGCTGCCGAGGCGGATGGGATGGTGGAAGACCAGGGAATCGACCGAGGCGGTGACGA
This DNA window, taken from Candidatus Polarisedimenticolia bacterium, encodes the following:
- a CDS encoding acyl-CoA thioesterase, which encodes SRDPKPASASRVTMTEIVNPEDTNPHGNIFGGRVMALIDKAAAVVGLRHARNPIVTASVDSLVFHHPIRLGSIVVIEARLNAVFQSSMEVEVLVESEEILTGERRRTTTAYVTLVAVDGKGHPTPAPPLQLQSDEDRRRVEEASRRRSQRLQARSTESA